A window of the Hippoglossus stenolepis isolate QCI-W04-F060 chromosome 8, HSTE1.2, whole genome shotgun sequence genome harbors these coding sequences:
- the nr0b2a gene encoding nuclear receptor subfamily 0 group B member 2a — MDNGCHCSASSDRLSNPILYNILSQMENSKAVDNNFNYNSVPHRCNCELRQTVCLKRPVEICKDASAVLVKTVHFMKNLPAFNQLPSNDQFSLLKSCWAPLFILGLAQEHVDFEVTDTPADSMLKKILLNRQEKLDTEREQPTMAGVSKLKSCLKKFWSLDLSPKEYAYLKGTTIFNPDVPDLKAALFVEGLQQEAQHALSEVVQLIQPGQERFARILLTASLLQSITPSLITELFFRPVIGQANLLELLVDMLFCR, encoded by the exons ATGGATAACGGATGTCATTGCTCGGCCAGCAGCGACAGGCTGTCCAACCCTATCCTCTACAACATCCTGAGTCAGATGGAGAACAGCAAAGCCGTAGATAACAACTTCAACTACAACTCAGTGCCTCACAGGTGCAACTGTGAGCTGCGGCAGACTGTGTGCCTGAAAAGGCCTGTGGAGATTTGCAAAGACGCTTCGGCCGTTCTGGTGAAAACCGTGCACTTCATGAAGAACTTACCCGCTTTCAACCAGCTGCCGTCAAATGACCAGTTCTCACTTCTGAAAAGCTGCTGGGCACCGCTCTTCATCCTGGGTCTGGCCCAGGAGCACGTGGACTTTGAGGTGACGGACACCCCCGCTGACAGTATGCTGAAAAAGATTCTCCTCAACCGCCAGGAGAAGCTGGACACGGAGAGAGAACAGCCCACCATGGCCGGAGTCAGCAAACTCAAGTCCTGCCTAAAAAAGTTTTGGAGTTTGGATTTGAGTCCAAAGGAGTATGCATACCTCAAAGGGACCACGATATTTAACCCAG ATGTACCAGATCTAAAGGCAGCTCTCTTTGTGGAAGGCCTGCAACAGGAAGCTCAGCACGCCCTCAGCGAGGTGGTCCAGCTCATCCAGCCTGGCCAGGAGCGCTTCGCTCGAATCCTCCTCACAGCCTCCTTGCTGCAGAGCATCACGCCCAGCCTCATCACTGAACTCTTCTTCCGGCCCGTGATAGGCCAGGCCAACCTGCTGGAGCTACTGGTCGACATGCTCTTCTGCAGATAG